One part of the Anopheles coustani chromosome 2, idAnoCousDA_361_x.2, whole genome shotgun sequence genome encodes these proteins:
- the LOC131263778 gene encoding uncharacterized protein LOC131263778: MLNIRGPELTELALEILNYRMYDRNGASCDSISQLIEHHQSSQDAPEDHTKPTGKRSQPSSSRQEQESSFMKEFEISNVHTVLDDPTQFAETQMVSFLAQLQQRIMQTSTMNVRSKRQAKEMIEGNSKLNQKEVVVFCAQVRKSCTKAIRATEEEFKRERKSKEKVNRKSKRERVNELLEEFNMLLQLLKIVLDDMPEDWQDLDRILRLLRTSNESLQFIQ; this comes from the exons ATGTTGAATATTCGAGGCCCGGAGCTAACCGAGCTGGCTCTCGAGATCCTGAACTATCGGATGTACGACCGGAATGGCGCCTCGTGTGATTCAATTTCCCAGCTGATCGAGCACCATCAGTCCTCCCAAGATGCGCCAGAAGACCACACAAAGCCAACGGGCAAACGAAGCCAGCCTTCGAGTAGCAGGCAGGAGCAGGAAAGTAGCTTCATGAAGGAGTTTGAGATATCGAATGTGCACACGGTACTGGACGATCCGACCCAGTTTGCCGAGACCCAAATGGTGTCGTTTCTAGCGCAGCTACAGCAGCGGATAATGCAGACGAGCACGATGAACGTACGCAGCAAGCGGCAGGCGAAGGAAATGATCGAGGGAAACTCCAAACTCAACCAGAAAGAGGTAGTCGTCTTCTGTGCCCAGGTGCGGAAGTCTTGCACGAAGGCGATACGAGCAACGGAGGAGGAATTCaaacgggaaaggaaaagcaaag AAAAAGTCAACCGTAAAAGcaaaagagagagagtaaaTGAACTGCTGGAGGAATTCAATATGCTACTACAGCTGCTTAAAATTGTGCTCGACGATATGCCCGAGGACTGGCAGGATCTGGACAGGATACTGAGGCTATTGCGGACGTCGAATGAATCATTGCAGTTCATTcagtaa
- the LOC131262332 gene encoding UV radiation resistance-associated gene protein — translation MFDRPRCRDWSPLSTQQLRLRSLIQISGHNIVLPELGPGERGRKCTVYYTLHQTPQSAPFYTSEKLDLHRNVLWAEIDCPATIKSSLRCVCVRVWMHRNEPRGGSSTAVHIRDDHNNACERSADEAGDDAVPSEVTIRTTQKTVEMDGKSGQDRVLFVWGVYFSGLVPLVRRSEKRLQPNTLVFQMHGGFFTSASCILEPEEQKKRPGLAEDTLNIPKTPAKFSSSGSTVTPTIPIDTARRAGRAGRGTADNVLHCDTSNNSSPLSPHPQYGSCSPPKNHWYFMNGGGMEKLSISPGDGTSRAGSDRASGEVVTGGALFQPIFGATATPTRWAEPTETNLKIRYLHMEFLTSEVLDSYDLEQLLAVQERQRRIRYEADSVKELIDRISMKSAYCLNLELFDSSKHMLVYRTVAEHQRRAGGMGKQLSRLLYQEREPIDPVALLRGQDLRRDIERARFRCRLLTQERDRISQGVLQHLRNKLNMLSDRNIERESALMERYRNYGKEKEQLYQQKMAYASQKDSVREVCGKVLMVRHRLLKELNGIYYIKPTNQGIYTINDVPLPNAESYTDSTPALALSVALGFVAHAVMMCSSFLDIPLRNPIKYDGSRSKIVDHIKLLPTMDREFPLHCRSGPAPNALLYGVYLLNQNISQLKHQLSLSRGDPRATLVNLQDILAIPGFGAGGGATLNRELEEPFQMLPTSAFGSSAGDLKMSPAFNSFPGVSSSGSSSSGSFLRESPSNSRFSRSVDIYTDRFQGQGRRQPMVQQRQVQFTPGQQARNCGSSGGSEISDQHQPPTQRRGCDSKFSSDPILTQGGHQATQRPFDFEGGKKF, via the exons atgtttgaCCGCCCAAGATGTCGCGACTGGAGTCCGCTGTCGACGCAGCAGCTACGATTGCGTAGCCTAATACAGATTTCTGGCCACAACATCGTTCTGCCCGAGCTGGGCCCAGGTGAACGCGGTCGCAAATGTACCGTATACTATACGCTTCACCAAACGCCCCAGTCCGCCCCGTTCTACACCAGCGAAAAGCTCGATCTGCATCGGAACGTACTGTGGGCGGAAATCGACTGCCCCGCCACAATCAAATCTTCCCTCCGATGTGTGTGCGTACGTGTATGGATGCACAGGAACGAACCCCGTGGCGGAAGTTCGACGGCGGTACACATTCGCGATGACCACAACAACGCTTGCGAGCGGTCAGCTGACGAGGCGGGAGACGATGCTGTTCCAAGCGAAGTGACGATAAGGACCACGCAGAAAACGGTCGAAATGGATGGGAAATCTGGGCAGGATCGTGTGCTGTTCGTATGGGGCGTCTACTTCTCGGGTCTGGTTCCGCTGGTGAGGCGCAGCGAAAAGCGTCTCCAGCCCAACACCCTCGTCTTTCAGATGCACGGAGGATTTTTCACCTCCGCCAGCTGCATCCTGGAGCCGGAAGAACAGAAAAAGCGACCGGGTTTAGCGGAAGATACACTCAACATACCAAAAACACCAGCAAAATTCTCCTCATCCGGGTCCACGGTGACACCGACGATACCGATCGATACGGCACGCCGTGCAGGAAGAGCCGGTCGTGGGACCGCGGACAATGTCTTACACTGTGATACTAGCAATAATTCCTCTCCCCTTTCCCCGCACCCCCAGTACGGTTCGTGCTCTCCGCCCAAAAACCATTGGTATTTCATGAACGGCGGTGGCATGGAAAAGCTCTCCATATCGCCGGGAGACGGCACTAGCCGTGCGGGCAGCGATAGGGCTAGCGGAGAAGTGGTCACTGGCGGGGCACTGTTTCAACCCATCTTCGGTGCCACCGCCACGCCGACCCGTTGGGCGGAACCGACGGAAACGAATTTAAAGATACGCTATCTGCACATGGAATTTCTTACGTCGGAGGTGCTCGATAGCTACGATCTCGAACAGCTCCTGGCCGTCCAGGAGCGGCAGCGGCGAATTCGCTACGAAGCGGACAGTGTCAAGGAGCTTATCGATCGCATCAGCATGAAGAGTGCCTACTGTCTCAACTTGGAGCTGTTCGATAGCAGCAAACACATGCTGGTGTATCGGACGGTTGCCGAACATCAGCGGCGAGCGGGTGGCATGGGAAAGCAGCTGAGTCGGTTGCTGTACCAAGAGCGCGAACCGATCGATCCGGTGGCACTGTTGCGCGGACAGGATCTACGGCGAGACATTGAGCGGGCTCGGTTTCGATGTCGGCTGCTGACACAGGAACGGGATCGAATATCGCAAGGCGTGCTGCAGCACTTGCGCAATAAACTGAACATGCTGAGCGATCGGAATATTGAACGTGAATCGGCGCTTATGGAGCGCTACCGGAACTATGGGAAAGAGAAGGAACAACTCTACCAGCAGAAGATGGCCTACGCCAGCCAGAAGGATAGCGTTCGTGAGGTTTGCGGAAAGGTTCTGATGGTACGCCATCGGTTGCTGAAGGAATTGAATGGAATTTACTACATCAAACCG ACGAATCAAGGCATCTACACCATTAACGATGTGCCGCTGCCGAATGCTGAATCCTACACCGACTCAACGCCAGCGCTCGCACTTAGTGTAGCGCTCGGTTTTGTTGCCCACGCTGTGATGATGTGTTCCTCCTTTTTAGATATTCCACTGCG CAATCCCATCAAATATGACGGATCCCGATCGAAAATAGTGGATCACATTAAACTGCTACCGACGATGGATCGAGA GTTTCCACTGCATTGCCGTTCCGGTCCAGCACCGAATGCGCTTCTGTACGGGGTGTACCTGTTGaatcaaaacatttctcaGCTAAAGCATCAGCTCTCACTGAGCAGAGGTGATCCGCGGGCGACGCTCGTTAACCTGCAGGACATTCTCGCCATTCCGGGCTTTGGAGCTGGTGGCGGAGCTACGTTGAATCGCGAGCTCGAGGAACCGTTTCAAATGCTTCCGACGTCGGCGTTCGGATCATCGGCCGGTGACTTGAAGATGTCTCCGGCATTCAACTCGTTTCCGGGCGTTAGTAGCAGCGGTAGCAGTAGCAGCGGGTCCTTCCTTCGTGAAAGTCCATCGAACAGCAG GTTTTCCCGCTCGGTTGATATCTACACGGACAGGTTTCAGGGCCAGGGACGCCGTCAGCCGATGGTACAGCAGCGACAAGTGCAATTTACCCCAGGACAGCAGGCACGAAACTGCGGAAGCAGTGGTGGCAGCGAAATCAGCGACCAACACCAGCCCCCAACACAACGACGTGGATGTGATAGCAAATTTTCCTCCGATCCTATCCTTACGCAGGGTGGCCATCAGGCCACGCAGCGGCCGTTCGATTTTGAGGGTGGCAAGAAATTCTGA